The Flavobacterium galactosidilyticum nucleotide sequence CGTTCAGGTTTTGGAGCGGGAATGACTGAACTAGGTCAAAAAAATGAAAATGTTGTAGCACTTTGTGCCGATTTAATTGGATCATTAAAATTTGATGATTTCAAGAAAAATCATCCAGAGCGTTTTTTCCAAATCGGAATTGCTGAAGCAAACATGATTGGAATTGCAGCAGGTTTAACTATTGGTGGAAAAATTCCTTTTACAGGAACTTTTGCTAATTTCTCAACAGGAAGAGTGTATGACCAAATTCGTCAATCAGTAGCTTATTCTGAGAAAAATGTAAAGATTTGTGCATCACACGCAGGATTAACATTAGGAGAAGATGGCGCAACACACCAAATTCTTGAAGATATAGGATTAATGAAAATGTTGCCAGGAATGACTGTAATCAATACTTGTGATTACAACCAAACTAAAGCCGCTACACTTGCACTTGCAGATCACCATGGCCCAGCTTACTTGCGTTTTGGTCGTCCGGTTGTTCCTAACTTCATGCCAGCTGACGAACCTTTCGTAATTGGTAAAGCAATCCTTTTAAATGAGGGGTCTGATGTAACTATTGTTGCTACTGGACATCTTGTTTGGGAAGCTTTGATCGCTGCAGAAGCATTAGAAGCAAAAGGGATTTCGGCTGAAGTAATCAATATCCATACAATCAAACCTCTTGACGAAGAGGCGATTATGAAATCTTTGGCTAAAACTAAATGTATCGTTACTGCTGAAGAACACAATATTCTTGGTGGTCTTGGCGAAAGCATCTCTAGAGTATTAGCATTAAACGAGCCAGCTCCACAAGAGTTTGTAGCGGTTAATGATAGTTTTGGAGAATCAGGAACACCAGAACAATTAATGGAAAAATACAAATTAAACAATCAAGCAATTGTTGAAGCTGTAGAGAGAGTAATGAAAAGAAAATAATTTCTTTTTATCCATAAAAAATCCCGTCTTGATCATCAAGACGGGATTTTTTTATTCAGAAGATGTTGTGATTATTGGCAGCTTTTATCCAAATGCTTTTTAACTCTGGCTGGATCAGTTGTGTTCCCATCACAAGAAGGAATAGAGGCAAAAGGAATTATGTTTCCTGTGGCATCTGTAATTTCTTTCTTGGTACTTACACCATCTCCATCATCATCAGTATCTAAAAAATTAGGAATACCATCTCCATCTGTATCATCTGGGTTAATGACACCAGTTGGCATAATTCGCATATAACCATCACCATCTAAATCTTCTAAGTAGTTAGGAATACCGTCACCATCAGAGTCTACTCTCCTAATCTCATATAATTTTACACTAAAAACTAAAGGCGCATAAGCTGGAATACTAGCGCTTCCTGAATTATAGTATCCAAGCCCTGAAGGAATGAACAAAACTCCAGATCCATAATTATTATAAGAAACTGTACCATCAGCATTTGATGAATAGGTACCCGTTTTAAATTCTGGGAAACTTTCGCCCCAACCAACTATCGTTGAAGGCAAACTAAAAAATGTTTGTGGATTATCAGATCGCTCAAAAAAAGTAGCTCCTAAGTTTTCTACTTCAGCAACTTTAGTTCGTGATAAATATTCGCCTTTATATGCAGCCAACACATCGTCAGTGTTCGTTGGTGATTCCCCAACTCCTTCTCTTAATACTAAATAATACAATTTATAGGTAATATCATGAAGCTTAACGTCACGACTTAGTAGTTTAGGAAATGACGTATTGTCTTTATAAGACCAAATAGAAGGCTGCGTTCCTCCTGCAGGAATTTTAGTTATCTTAGTATCTACATCAGGTGAAACATCTTCAATATAATAATTTTTTAAATATTCTTCAATGTCATTTAAATCAGTTGCATATTGCGTTGCATAATCTCGGGGCGGAGTTATTTCTGCTGACCCATTATCCTTAGAACATGAAAATAAAGAGACGGTTGTAATTAATAGAATAAAATAATACTTAAATTTGTTCATTATAGCTAATTTTTTTAAGTGCGCAAGATACAATATTGATTGATTTTTGTAAACTATTTAACTCCGATTTTAGAAAATTTATGAGAATAGACAAATATTTATGGTGTGTGCGGTATTACAAAACCAGAAACATGGTTACCGAAGCCTGTAAAAAGAATCACGTAACAGTAAATAGCCTCGTTGCCAAACCTTCAAAAGAGGTTTTTCCTACCGATAAAATCACTTTTAGAAAAGATCAAATCACCCAAATCATTACGGTTTTAGACATTCCGGAAAATCGTGTTAGCGCAAAACTGGTAGACATATATAGAAGAAATGATACTCCAGCTGAAGTCTATCAACACTTAGAACTTTTGAAATTATCGAAAGAACATTATCGAAAAACGGGTACGGGACGACCGACAAAAAAAGACAGAAGAGACATAGATGAATTTGGAAATGAAATCATAACAGACGAAGATGAATAATTAAAAGGATAAGAATTGTCACTTCACTTTTAACCATTAAAACCCAATCCTTAACTTTAAACAAAAATAATGAGCAAGAATATCATCCTAACCAATCAAGAAATAGAACATAAAATAAGAAGAATTGCCTACCAAATTTACGAAACTTTTGTTGACGAGGAAGAAATTGTAATCGCGGGAATTGCAAGCAATGGCTACACATTTGCAAAAAAAATAACCGATGCACTACAAGTTAT carries:
- a CDS encoding FKBP-type peptidyl-prolyl cis-trans isomerase, producing MNKFKYYFILLITTVSLFSCSKDNGSAEITPPRDYATQYATDLNDIEEYLKNYYIEDVSPDVDTKITKIPAGGTQPSIWSYKDNTSFPKLLSRDVKLHDITYKLYYLVLREGVGESPTNTDDVLAAYKGEYLSRTKVAEVENLGATFFERSDNPQTFFSLPSTIVGWGESFPEFKTGTYSSNADGTVSYNNYGSGVLFIPSGLGYYNSGSASIPAYAPLVFSVKLYEIRRVDSDGDGIPNYLEDLDGDGYMRIMPTGVINPDDTDGDGIPNFLDTDDDGDGVSTKKEITDATGNIIPFASIPSCDGNTTDPARVKKHLDKSCQ
- a CDS encoding RNA-binding S4 domain-containing protein, with product MRIDKYLWCVRYYKTRNMVTEACKKNHVTVNSLVAKPSKEVFPTDKITFRKDQITQIITVLDIPENRVSAKLVDIYRRNDTPAEVYQHLELLKLSKEHYRKTGTGRPTKKDRRDIDEFGNEIITDEDE
- a CDS encoding transketolase family protein, which produces MKKYTNTGSKDTRSGFGAGMTELGQKNENVVALCADLIGSLKFDDFKKNHPERFFQIGIAEANMIGIAAGLTIGGKIPFTGTFANFSTGRVYDQIRQSVAYSEKNVKICASHAGLTLGEDGATHQILEDIGLMKMLPGMTVINTCDYNQTKAATLALADHHGPAYLRFGRPVVPNFMPADEPFVIGKAILLNEGSDVTIVATGHLVWEALIAAEALEAKGISAEVINIHTIKPLDEEAIMKSLAKTKCIVTAEEHNILGGLGESISRVLALNEPAPQEFVAVNDSFGESGTPEQLMEKYKLNNQAIVEAVERVMKRK